TGGAAGAGTTCTTCTCGGAAAAGCAGAAAGGCTCGTCGGCGATGCCCCACAAGAGAAATCCGGTCACCTGCGAGCAGATTTCCGGGCTGGCGCGGGTTGTCCGGGGAAACCTTCAGGCGGCCCTCGAGAACATTCCTCTGTGGAACGAGCGCGACATCTCGCACTCCTCGGTGGAACGCATGATCCTTCCCTCGAGCTACATCCTGACCGATCACATGCTGCGGAAGATGCGCTCGGTCGTCGATGAGCTCATCATCTATCCCGATCGGATGAGGGAGAATCTCGAGTCGATGAAAGGCCTCGTCTTCAGCGGCCAGGTGCTGCTCGAGCTGGCAAAGAAAGGCCTGTCGCGCGAGGAGGCTTACCGGATGGTGCAGCGCAACGCGATGGCGGTATGGCAGGGAAAAGGAGAGCTCCGGGAGCTCCTGAAAGTCGATGGCGAGGTCCGCGAGCGGCTCTCGGACGCGGAGCTGGAACGTGCCTTCGACCTCGAGCGGCAAATGGAGCGCCTCGACGTGATTTACCAGCGGGTTTTCGGTCGATGAAGGCCAACATCATCGTGAGGCTCAAGCCGGCGGTGCACGACCCCCAGGGCGAGACGATCTCGAACGCCTTGAAGCAGCTGGGGTACGAGCAAGCCGTTTCCGTGCGGCAGGGCAAGTTCTTCGAGCTCAGCCTGGACACGGACTCGCGCGAAGAGGCGCAAAGGCTCGCCCAGGAGGTCGCCCGGCGGCTCCTCGCCAACCCCGTTCTCGAGGTGTTCGAGGTGGAGGTTCAAGGTTAGTGCCGCGCTTCGCGGTGCTCGTCTTTCCCGGATCGAATTGCGAGGAGGACGTCCAGTACTGCCTCCAGGACGTGCTGGGACATCCAACCGATCTGGTTTGGCACAAACAGACCCGTCTCGACGGCTACGACGCCGTCATCCTTCCTGGGGGTTTCGCTCACGGAGACTACCTGCGGCCAGGCGCCATCGCACGTTTCTCTCCGGTGATGCCCGCGGTTGCGAGCATGGCGGAGTCGGGAAGAGCCGTCGTCGGAATCTGCAACGGCTTTCAAATGCTCCAGGAGGCGGGGCTGTTGCCGGGAGCGATGCTGCGAAACCGGAGCTTGACCTACGTGTGCCGGTACGTCGGACTACGGGTCGAGAAGGCCGGCTCCCCGCTCACCGAGACTCTTCGTGAAGGAGACGAGCTGCGAATTCCCGTGGGTCATGCCGATGGCAACTTCTTCGCTGACGAAAGATCCCTCGAGGCCCTCGAGAAAAAGGACCTCGTCGTCTTCCGTTACCTGGACAACCCCAACGGGGCCGCCCACGATATCGCGGGGATCCGGAACGAGCGGGGCAACGTCCTGGGGCTCATGCCC
Above is a window of Vicinamibacteria bacterium DNA encoding:
- the purS gene encoding phosphoribosylformylglycinamidine synthase subunit PurS, which gives rise to MKANIIVRLKPAVHDPQGETISNALKQLGYEQAVSVRQGKFFELSLDTDSREEAQRLAQEVARRLLANPVLEVFEVEVQG
- the purQ gene encoding phosphoribosylformylglycinamidine synthase subunit PurQ, which codes for MPRFAVLVFPGSNCEEDVQYCLQDVLGHPTDLVWHKQTRLDGYDAVILPGGFAHGDYLRPGAIARFSPVMPAVASMAESGRAVVGICNGFQMLQEAGLLPGAMLRNRSLTYVCRYVGLRVEKAGSPLTETLREGDELRIPVGHADGNFFADERSLEALEKKDLVVFRYLDNPNGAAHDIAGIRNERGNVLGLMPHPDRCYEPALGTADGRKLFESLVAWTEQR